The proteins below come from a single Isoptericola dokdonensis DS-3 genomic window:
- a CDS encoding SDR family NAD(P)-dependent oxidoreductase yields MARNRGVAVVTGASSGIGAATARALADAGYDVVLGARRADLLADVAQQCGGRAIPLDVTDDASVAAFAAQVERCDLLVNNAGGALGTDSVADADLDDWRRMHEVNVLGTLRVTKALLPKLVASGDGQVVTIGSIAAREPYQGGAGYNAAKHAVAAMTRVLRLELLGQPVRVCEIDPGMVHTDFSLVRFKGDQERADAVYAGVEPLLAEDVADAVAWVATRPSRVNIDQLLMLARDQTSAQVVHRRAQ; encoded by the coding sequence ATGGCTCGGAACAGGGGAGTCGCCGTCGTCACGGGCGCGAGCTCGGGGATCGGCGCGGCCACGGCCCGCGCGCTGGCCGACGCCGGGTACGACGTGGTGCTCGGGGCGCGGCGCGCCGACCTCCTGGCGGACGTCGCGCAGCAGTGCGGCGGGCGGGCGATCCCCCTGGACGTCACCGACGACGCGTCGGTGGCGGCGTTCGCCGCGCAGGTCGAGCGCTGCGACCTGCTGGTCAACAACGCGGGCGGCGCGCTCGGCACGGACTCCGTCGCCGACGCGGACCTCGACGACTGGCGACGGATGCACGAGGTCAACGTGCTGGGCACGCTGCGGGTGACCAAGGCGCTGCTGCCGAAGCTCGTCGCCTCGGGGGACGGGCAGGTCGTCACCATCGGCTCGATCGCCGCCCGCGAGCCGTACCAGGGTGGAGCCGGGTACAACGCCGCCAAGCACGCCGTGGCCGCGATGACCCGGGTGCTGCGCCTGGAGCTGCTCGGGCAGCCGGTCCGCGTCTGCGAGATCGACCCCGGCATGGTGCACACCGACTTCTCGCTCGTGCGCTTCAAGGGCGACCAGGAGCGCGCCGACGCCGTGTACGCGGGCGTCGAGCCGCTGCTCGCCGAGGACGTCGCCGACGCCGTCGCGTGGGTCGCGACGCGCCCGTCGCGGGTCAACATCGACCAGCTCCTCATGCTCGCCCGGGACCAGACGTCCGCCCAGGTCGTGCACCGCCGGGCGCAGTAG
- a CDS encoding bifunctional lysylphosphatidylglycerol flippase/synthetase MprF: MTVTEQDTTDRTAGPRHRVTAVVRRVPFTLAVVAAMLVLGVVTGALWSPFEDHPWFEHVAFGAPAFAEGRWWTPVTGSFFALLPAEYLAVAGVFLLLVGWSELRLGTRRAAVAAITTQLVGVVGTAGGLALLTRTGWDWAERTASVLDVGFSAGVVGAATVTALSLTQPWRFRVSALITVYVLAALVVWGGIADVEHVIGWLAGLALARPLLGARLDRRTSTGRVQRARVNAAGFFAISALLVLLGTFASPAGGPLGTFGGEGWPAGLVSITVDLVLALGLLRGRRSWWRIAVVLTTVSVLLEVLATVGAALADRHDLPLLVLMLLLDGGALVLLVARRAAFRNRRRARLDAAAGLDQDAARETLTRLGAGQRLSWMTTWEGNERWSPGDTDGYVAHQVHTGVAVALTDPVGDGPIGRAELVDAFVEATRDAGLGACFFTAGPELTALATDRGWTVVTVAQEAVIDLPGLEFRGKKWQDVRTALNQAAKQGVTHRLVTLAQEPPEVLEQVRAISAAWLGDSDLPEMAFTLGGVREALDPAVRVGLAVDADGRVHGVTSWLPVHAPGGQVVGWTLDVMRRAPDSFRYTMELLIASALTTFRDEGATEASLSGSPLAHGQDAPEGGIGAVLDQLASTLEPLYGFDSLHRFKQKFQPRDVPLSLVVPEPATLPLVGVALVRCYLPDARARDLVAAARSSRRTPA; this comes from the coding sequence ATGACCGTGACCGAGCAGGACACGACGGACCGGACCGCCGGACCACGGCACCGCGTGACGGCGGTCGTCCGCCGGGTCCCCTTCACGCTCGCGGTGGTCGCGGCCATGCTGGTGCTCGGAGTCGTCACCGGCGCGCTGTGGAGCCCGTTCGAGGACCACCCCTGGTTCGAGCACGTCGCGTTCGGCGCCCCGGCGTTCGCCGAGGGCCGGTGGTGGACGCCGGTGACGGGGTCGTTCTTCGCGCTGCTGCCCGCCGAGTACCTCGCCGTCGCCGGGGTGTTCCTGCTGCTGGTCGGCTGGTCCGAGCTGCGGCTCGGGACCCGACGGGCCGCGGTCGCCGCGATCACCACGCAGCTCGTGGGCGTGGTCGGCACCGCGGGCGGGCTGGCGCTGCTCACCCGCACCGGGTGGGACTGGGCCGAGCGCACCGCGTCGGTGCTCGACGTCGGCTTCAGCGCGGGCGTCGTCGGCGCGGCGACGGTCACGGCGCTCAGCCTGACGCAGCCGTGGCGGTTCCGGGTGTCGGCCCTGATCACCGTGTACGTCCTGGCCGCCCTGGTCGTCTGGGGCGGCATCGCCGACGTCGAGCACGTCATCGGCTGGCTCGCCGGGCTCGCGCTGGCCCGGCCCCTCCTGGGCGCACGCCTCGACCGGCGCACCTCCACGGGCCGGGTCCAGCGGGCGCGGGTGAACGCCGCCGGCTTCTTCGCGATCTCGGCGCTGCTCGTGCTGCTCGGCACGTTCGCGTCCCCGGCCGGCGGCCCGCTGGGCACCTTCGGCGGCGAGGGCTGGCCGGCCGGCCTCGTGTCCATCACCGTCGACCTCGTCCTCGCGCTCGGCCTGCTGCGCGGGCGCCGGTCGTGGTGGCGGATCGCCGTGGTCCTGACCACGGTGTCGGTGCTGCTGGAGGTGCTGGCGACCGTCGGCGCCGCCCTCGCCGACCGCCACGACCTGCCGCTGCTCGTGCTCATGCTGCTGCTCGACGGCGGTGCGCTGGTGCTGCTCGTGGCCCGCCGGGCGGCGTTCCGGAACCGGCGACGCGCCCGCCTCGACGCCGCGGCCGGGCTCGACCAGGACGCCGCCCGGGAGACGCTCACGCGGCTCGGAGCCGGCCAGCGGCTCTCCTGGATGACGACCTGGGAGGGGAACGAACGCTGGTCGCCGGGCGACACGGACGGCTACGTCGCCCACCAGGTGCACACCGGTGTGGCGGTCGCGCTCACCGACCCGGTCGGGGACGGCCCGATCGGTCGGGCAGAGCTCGTCGACGCGTTCGTGGAGGCCACCCGCGACGCCGGGCTGGGCGCCTGCTTCTTCACCGCGGGTCCGGAGCTCACCGCCCTCGCCACCGACCGCGGGTGGACCGTCGTGACGGTCGCCCAGGAGGCCGTGATCGACCTGCCGGGCCTGGAGTTCCGCGGCAAGAAGTGGCAGGACGTCCGCACCGCGCTGAACCAGGCGGCGAAGCAGGGCGTCACGCACCGGCTCGTCACGCTCGCGCAGGAGCCGCCGGAGGTCCTGGAGCAGGTGCGGGCCATCTCCGCGGCGTGGCTCGGTGACAGCGACCTGCCCGAGATGGCGTTCACGCTCGGCGGGGTGCGCGAGGCGCTCGACCCGGCCGTGCGCGTCGGGCTCGCCGTCGACGCCGACGGCCGGGTGCACGGGGTGACGAGCTGGTTGCCGGTGCACGCGCCCGGCGGGCAGGTCGTCGGCTGGACGCTCGACGTGATGCGCCGCGCACCCGACTCCTTCCGGTACACGATGGAGCTGCTCATCGCGTCCGCCCTGACGACGTTCCGCGACGAGGGCGCCACCGAGGCGTCCCTGTCCGGCAGCCCGCTCGCGCACGGCCAGGACGCGCCCGAGGGTGGCATCGGTGCCGTGCTGGACCAGCTCGCCTCGACCCTCGAACCCCTCTACGGGTTCGACTCCCTGCACCGGTTCAAGCAGAAGTTCCAGCCCCGGGACGTCCCCCTGAGCCTCGTCGTGCCCGAGCCCGCCACCCTGCCGCTGGTCGGCGTCGCGCTCGTGCGCTGCTACCTGCCCGACGCCCGCGCCCGCGACCTCGTCGCCGCGGCCCGCTCGTCGCGGCGGACGCCGGCCTGA
- the glgA gene encoding glycogen synthase — protein sequence MSTLPRIDLLTREFPPHVYGGAGVHVAELSAVLRAHADVRVRCFDGPRPGVADVTGYDEPATLAGANAALRTLGVDLAMADDVAGADVVHSHTWYANMAGHLAGLLHGVPHVVTAHSLEPLRPWKAEQLGGGYAVSSWAERTAYLGAAGVVAVSAGMRADILRCYPELDPARVHVVHNGIDLDGWVRPADDDVARVAAAHGIDPQRPAVVFVGRITRQKGLPHFLRAAALLPPEVQVVLCAGAPDTPEIMAEVRGLVDDLRTVRGGGQEAGVVWIEQMLPRPDLCAVLAASTVFVCPSVYEPLGIVNLEAMAVGLPVVASATGGIPEVVDDGVTGRLVPIEQVTDGTGTPVDPARYEQDLADALTAVVADPGRAAAMGAAGRRRAADHFAWAAIAERTMDVYAAVLRG from the coding sequence GTGAGCACCCTGCCCCGGATCGACCTGCTGACCCGCGAGTTCCCGCCGCACGTGTACGGGGGAGCGGGTGTCCACGTCGCCGAGCTGTCCGCCGTGCTGCGCGCGCACGCCGACGTGCGGGTGCGTTGCTTCGACGGACCGCGACCGGGGGTCGCCGACGTCACCGGCTACGACGAGCCCGCGACCCTGGCGGGGGCGAACGCGGCGCTGCGCACCCTCGGGGTGGACCTGGCGATGGCGGACGACGTCGCCGGCGCGGACGTCGTGCACTCGCACACCTGGTACGCGAACATGGCCGGTCACCTCGCGGGGCTGCTGCACGGGGTGCCGCACGTCGTCACGGCGCACTCCCTGGAGCCGCTGCGGCCCTGGAAGGCGGAGCAGCTCGGTGGCGGGTACGCGGTGTCGAGCTGGGCGGAGCGCACGGCGTACCTCGGTGCGGCGGGCGTGGTCGCGGTGTCGGCCGGGATGCGTGCCGACATCCTGCGCTGCTACCCGGAGCTCGATCCCGCTCGGGTGCACGTGGTGCACAACGGGATCGACCTCGACGGGTGGGTGCGGCCCGCGGACGACGACGTCGCCCGGGTCGCCGCCGCGCACGGGATCGACCCGCAGCGTCCCGCCGTGGTGTTCGTCGGCCGGATCACCCGACAGAAGGGGCTGCCGCACTTCCTGCGCGCCGCCGCGCTGCTGCCGCCGGAGGTCCAGGTGGTGCTGTGCGCCGGCGCGCCGGACACCCCCGAGATCATGGCCGAGGTCCGTGGGCTGGTCGACGACCTCCGCACGGTCCGCGGCGGCGGGCAGGAGGCGGGCGTGGTGTGGATCGAGCAGATGCTTCCGCGGCCCGACCTGTGTGCGGTGCTCGCGGCGTCCACGGTGTTCGTCTGCCCGTCGGTGTACGAGCCGCTCGGCATCGTCAACCTCGAGGCGATGGCCGTCGGGCTGCCGGTGGTCGCCTCCGCGACGGGCGGCATCCCGGAGGTCGTCGACGACGGGGTCACCGGTCGCCTGGTCCCGATCGAGCAGGTCACCGACGGCACGGGCACACCCGTGGACCCGGCCCGGTACGAGCAGGACCTGGCCGACGCGCTGACCGCCGTCGTCGCCGACCCGGGCCGTGCCGCCGCGATGGGGGCCGCGGGGCGCCGTCGGGCCGCCGACCACTTCGCCTGGGCCGCGATCGCCGAGCGCACCATGGACGTGTACGCCGCGGTGCTGCGCGGCTGA
- the glgC gene encoding glucose-1-phosphate adenylyltransferase: MASSHPRVLAIVLAGGEGKRLMPLTAQRAKPAVPFGGIYRLVDFALSNIINSHYLHVIVLTQYKSHSLDRHISKTWRMSSLLGNYVSSVPAQQRVGKHWYLGSADAIYQCLNIIDDERPDIVVVVGADHVYRMDFSQMVEAHVESGARATVAAIRQPIAMADQFGVIDIDPSDPTRIREFLEKPVNPVGLPDSPTEVLASMGNYVFDTDALVEAVTKDASDPDSRHDMGGDIIPAFVADGTAGVYDFIRNDVPGSTDRDRDYWRDVGTIDAYFDANKDLIAVQPVFNLYNSDWPLLTGYTGLPPAKFVHAGPGRLGHAADSIVSPGVLVSGATVAGSILSPGVHLHSWATVTDSVVMDDVQVHRHAQVHRAILDKFVVVDERARIGVDHEEDRARGFTVTPSGITVVPKGTHVA, encoded by the coding sequence ATGGCGTCGTCACACCCCCGCGTCCTGGCCATCGTCCTCGCCGGCGGGGAGGGCAAGCGGCTCATGCCGCTCACCGCGCAGCGCGCGAAGCCCGCGGTCCCCTTCGGCGGGATCTACCGGCTGGTCGACTTCGCGCTGTCCAACATCATCAACTCCCACTACCTGCACGTCATCGTGCTGACCCAGTACAAGTCGCACTCGCTGGACCGGCACATCTCCAAGACGTGGCGCATGTCGTCGCTGCTCGGCAACTACGTGTCGTCCGTGCCGGCGCAGCAGCGCGTGGGCAAGCACTGGTACCTCGGCTCCGCCGACGCGATCTACCAGTGCCTCAACATCATCGACGACGAGCGGCCCGACATCGTCGTCGTGGTCGGTGCGGACCACGTCTACCGCATGGACTTCTCGCAGATGGTCGAGGCGCACGTGGAGTCCGGCGCCCGGGCCACCGTCGCGGCGATCCGGCAGCCCATCGCGATGGCCGACCAGTTCGGCGTGATCGACATCGACCCGAGCGACCCCACGCGCATCCGGGAGTTCCTGGAGAAGCCGGTGAACCCGGTCGGGCTGCCGGACTCCCCCACCGAGGTCCTGGCCTCGATGGGCAACTACGTCTTCGACACCGACGCCCTCGTCGAGGCCGTGACGAAGGACGCGAGCGACCCCGACTCCCGCCACGACATGGGCGGCGACATCATCCCGGCGTTCGTGGCCGACGGCACCGCCGGGGTGTACGACTTCATCCGCAACGACGTACCCGGCTCCACCGACCGCGACCGGGACTACTGGCGCGACGTCGGGACCATCGACGCCTACTTCGACGCGAACAAGGACCTCATCGCCGTCCAGCCGGTGTTCAACCTCTACAACTCCGACTGGCCGCTGCTCACCGGGTACACCGGGCTTCCGCCGGCGAAGTTCGTGCACGCCGGGCCCGGGCGGCTCGGGCACGCGGCAGACTCGATCGTCTCACCTGGTGTCCTCGTCTCCGGGGCGACCGTCGCGGGGTCCATCCTGTCCCCGGGCGTGCACCTGCACTCCTGGGCGACCGTCACCGACTCCGTCGTGATGGACGACGTCCAGGTGCACCGGCACGCCCAGGTCCACCGCGCCATCCTCGACAAGTTCGTGGTGGTGGACGAGCGTGCCCGGATCGGCGTCGACCACGAGGAGGACCGGGCCCGCGGGTTCACCGTCACCCCGTCGGGGATCACCGTCGTCCCGAAGGGTACCCACGTTGCCTGA
- the serB gene encoding phosphoserine phosphatase SerB, translated as MPDRAPAATPSAPHDPQHPRRLVVTDVDSTFLTQEVIELIAEHAGTREEVAAVTERAMRGELDFAASLRERVATLAGLPVSVLDAVRDAVVLMPGAAELVTEVQRRGWEFGLVSGGFAEILEPLAAAHGITRWRANRLEVSDGVLTGRTVGPVVDRAFKEATLREWADELGLPMDATVAVGDGANDLDMIGAAGIGIAFAAKPLVREQAPYGIDGPRLDEVLRVVDEVDGRTA; from the coding sequence TTGCCTGACCGCGCTCCCGCCGCGACCCCGTCCGCCCCGCACGACCCGCAGCACCCTCGGCGACTCGTCGTCACCGACGTCGACTCGACCTTCCTCACCCAGGAGGTCATCGAGCTCATCGCCGAGCACGCCGGCACCCGCGAGGAGGTCGCCGCCGTCACGGAGCGCGCCATGCGCGGCGAGCTCGACTTCGCCGCGTCCCTGCGGGAGCGGGTCGCGACGCTCGCCGGGCTGCCGGTGAGCGTGCTGGACGCCGTGCGCGACGCCGTCGTCCTCATGCCCGGCGCCGCCGAGCTGGTCACGGAGGTGCAGCGGCGCGGCTGGGAGTTCGGGCTGGTCTCCGGCGGCTTCGCCGAGATCCTCGAACCGCTGGCCGCCGCGCACGGCATCACCCGCTGGCGCGCGAACCGGCTCGAGGTCTCCGACGGCGTCCTCACCGGCCGCACGGTCGGGCCGGTCGTGGACCGCGCCTTCAAGGAGGCCACCCTGCGGGAGTGGGCCGACGAGCTCGGCCTGCCGATGGACGCCACCGTCGCCGTCGGCGACGGCGCCAACGACCTCGACATGATCGGGGCCGCCGGGATCGGGATCGCCTTCGCGGCCAAGCCGCTCGTGCGCGAGCAGGCGCCGTACGGCATCGACGGGCCCCGGCTCGACGAGGTGCTGCGGGTCGTCGACGAGGTCGACGGCCGCACCGCCTGA
- a CDS encoding SixA phosphatase family protein: protein MKQPKHADGASIPGRRLVLLRHAKAEPSSDSLPDHDRPLALNGRKQASRVGMALTAAGLVPELVLVSSALRTRQTWELARGHLGGGGGKVKAVVRDELYVASVADVLDLVRDVDPSVKTLLVVGHEPTMAATAAWVADKGSDEGALAQVRVGVPTATYSVLHAVKQPWPEWGRRSASLVRVGRPS from the coding sequence ATGAAGCAGCCCAAGCACGCGGACGGCGCCTCGATCCCGGGGCGTCGTCTCGTGCTGCTCCGGCACGCCAAGGCGGAGCCCTCCTCGGACTCCCTGCCGGACCACGACCGGCCGCTGGCGCTCAACGGGCGCAAGCAGGCGAGCCGCGTCGGGATGGCGCTGACGGCGGCGGGTCTCGTCCCGGAGCTGGTCCTGGTGTCGTCGGCGCTGCGCACCCGTCAGACGTGGGAGCTGGCCAGGGGCCACCTCGGCGGGGGCGGGGGCAAGGTGAAGGCCGTCGTGCGCGACGAGCTGTACGTGGCGAGCGTCGCGGACGTGCTGGACCTCGTGCGCGACGTCGACCCGTCGGTCAAGACGCTGCTCGTCGTCGGGCACGAGCCCACGATGGCCGCGACCGCCGCCTGGGTCGCCGACAAGGGCTCGGACGAGGGGGCGCTCGCCCAGGTGCGCGTCGGGGTGCCGACGGCCACGTACTCGGTGCTGCACGCGGTCAAGCAGCCCTGGCCCGAGTGGGGCCGGCGCAGCGCCAGCCTCGTGCGGGTGGGCCGCCCGAGCTGA
- the fabI gene encoding enoyl-ACP reductase FabI, with the protein MALLDGKKLLITGVLTDSSIAFHAARLAQEEGAEVVLTSFGRQMKLTQAFAKRLPVEAPVVRLDVTDDDDLASLADQVREHTDRLDGVVHSIGFAPQSVMGGNFLDAGWEDVATALQVSTYSYKSLITAAQPLMTSGGAYVGLTFDAQFAWPVYDWMGVAKAGLESANRYVARDLGPHGIRANLVSAGPIRTTAAKSIPGFATMEDNWPQRAPLGWDQTTAEPAARAVVALLSDWFPATTGEIVHVDGGVHAMGQ; encoded by the coding sequence ATGGCTCTGCTCGACGGCAAGAAGCTGCTCATCACGGGCGTCCTGACGGACAGCTCCATCGCGTTCCACGCCGCGCGGCTCGCGCAGGAGGAGGGCGCCGAGGTCGTGCTGACGTCGTTCGGCCGCCAGATGAAGCTGACGCAGGCGTTCGCGAAGCGGCTGCCGGTGGAGGCCCCCGTCGTCCGGCTCGACGTGACCGACGACGACGACCTGGCCTCGCTGGCCGACCAGGTGCGCGAGCACACCGACCGTCTCGACGGCGTCGTGCACTCCATCGGGTTCGCGCCGCAGTCGGTCATGGGCGGCAACTTCCTCGACGCCGGCTGGGAGGACGTGGCCACCGCGCTGCAGGTCTCGACCTACTCGTACAAGTCGCTCATCACGGCGGCCCAGCCGCTGATGACCTCCGGCGGCGCGTACGTCGGCCTGACGTTCGACGCGCAGTTCGCCTGGCCCGTCTACGACTGGATGGGCGTCGCGAAGGCCGGCCTGGAGTCCGCGAACCGCTACGTGGCCCGCGACCTGGGCCCGCACGGCATCCGCGCGAACCTCGTGTCCGCCGGCCCGATCCGTACCACCGCCGCGAAGTCGATCCCGGGCTTCGCGACGATGGAGGACAACTGGCCGCAGCGCGCGCCGCTGGGCTGGGACCAGACGACCGCCGAGCCCGCGGCCCGCGCCGTCGTGGCCCTGCTGTCCGACTGGTTCCCGGCGACCACGGGCGAGATCGTCCACGTCGACGGCGGCGTGCACGCGATGGGGCAGTGA
- the fabG gene encoding 3-oxoacyl-ACP reductase FabG — MAAAASGGRVVVVTGAARGIGRSIAERFVAAGDTVATIYRGGELPEGVHGFVADVTDTAAVDAAFSDIESTLGPVTVLVANAGMTRDQLLMRMTDEEFEQVVDVNLTGTFRCVRRASKGMIRARSGRIVLVGSVVGLYGGPGQVNYSSTKAALVGMARSVTRELGSRGITANVVAPGFVETDMTAALPEDTQKKYLASIPAARFASTDEVAGVVQFLASDAAGYISGAVIPVDGGLGMGH, encoded by the coding sequence GTGGCAGCAGCAGCATCCGGTGGTCGCGTCGTCGTCGTGACCGGTGCGGCACGAGGCATCGGCCGGTCGATCGCGGAGCGGTTCGTGGCGGCGGGGGACACCGTGGCCACGATCTACCGGGGCGGAGAGCTGCCGGAGGGCGTCCACGGGTTCGTCGCCGACGTCACGGACACCGCGGCGGTCGACGCGGCGTTCTCGGACATCGAGTCCACGCTCGGTCCCGTCACCGTGCTCGTCGCGAACGCCGGCATGACCCGCGACCAGCTCCTCATGCGGATGACGGACGAGGAGTTCGAGCAGGTCGTCGACGTCAACCTGACCGGTACGTTCCGCTGCGTGCGCCGCGCCTCCAAGGGCATGATCCGGGCCCGCTCGGGACGCATCGTGCTGGTCGGGTCGGTCGTCGGCCTCTACGGCGGCCCCGGCCAGGTGAACTACTCCTCGACGAAGGCGGCCCTGGTCGGCATGGCCCGCTCGGTCACCCGCGAGCTCGGCTCGCGCGGCATCACCGCGAACGTCGTGGCGCCCGGGTTCGTCGAGACCGACATGACGGCGGCCCTGCCCGAGGACACGCAGAAGAAGTACCTGGCGTCCATCCCGGCCGCCCGCTTCGCGTCGACCGACGAGGTCGCCGGGGTCGTGCAGTTCCTCGCCTCGGACGCCGCCGGGTACATCTCGGGCGCCGTCATCCCGGTCGACGGTGGCCTCGGCATGGGGCACTGA
- a CDS encoding DUF3099 domain-containing protein produces the protein MGTHDPSEVHSITSAPTALAEDQWRRMRQYLVQMGVRIVLIYLAVVFTRGSWLMWVCVAGAVVLPYTAVILANAGRDRTSHEVDAVPPEMPREIGPAPTRPPGTDHRVIDHDDSPEDH, from the coding sequence ATGGGCACGCACGACCCGTCCGAGGTGCACTCGATCACGAGCGCCCCGACGGCGCTCGCCGAGGACCAGTGGCGTCGGATGCGCCAGTACCTGGTCCAGATGGGTGTGCGTATCGTGCTGATCTACCTGGCCGTCGTGTTCACCCGTGGCAGCTGGCTGATGTGGGTGTGCGTCGCCGGGGCGGTGGTCCTTCCGTACACGGCCGTCATCCTCGCCAACGCCGGTCGTGACCGCACCAGCCACGAGGTCGACGCCGTCCCGCCCGAGATGCCCCGCGAGATCGGTCCCGCCCCCACGAGGCCACCGGGGACCGACCACCGCGTGATCGACCACGACGACTCCCCGGAGGACCACTGA
- a CDS encoding SURF1 family protein, translating to MTRTRRQWVTLGLGAVVLAALCVTAAFWQWHRYTDREAQIALVEANYTSDPVPLDDVLGGPGDVLAPDDVWRPAVVVGEYVPQDTVLLRNRPVNSTPGFHLLVPLRTQLDGQDVVLVVDRGFVPLGADASEPAAVPDPPTGEVAVTVTLRADEPASDHDANQATVAAINTEQVLAVGATGEARAAGATVGAYGQLRTEDPAADTALVPLPAPDTDPGSHLSYAFQWAIFAIGAVGGYVVLWRRETRAATVTAGQLLADDDPLGGSRPPRTRRRKVDEEFEDALVDSAHPR from the coding sequence GTGACGAGGACCCGCCGCCAGTGGGTCACGCTCGGCCTCGGCGCCGTCGTGCTCGCGGCCCTGTGCGTGACCGCCGCGTTCTGGCAGTGGCACCGCTACACCGACCGCGAGGCGCAGATCGCGCTCGTCGAGGCCAACTACACCTCCGACCCCGTGCCCCTGGACGACGTCCTCGGCGGCCCGGGCGACGTCCTCGCGCCCGACGACGTGTGGCGACCCGCCGTCGTCGTCGGCGAGTACGTCCCCCAGGACACCGTGCTGCTGCGCAACCGGCCCGTCAACAGCACCCCCGGCTTCCACCTGCTGGTGCCGCTGCGCACCCAGCTCGACGGGCAGGACGTCGTGCTCGTCGTCGACCGCGGCTTCGTGCCCCTCGGGGCCGACGCGAGCGAGCCCGCCGCCGTGCCCGACCCGCCCACGGGCGAGGTCGCGGTCACCGTCACGCTGCGCGCCGACGAGCCCGCCTCCGACCACGACGCCAACCAGGCGACCGTCGCCGCGATCAACACCGAGCAGGTCCTCGCCGTCGGCGCCACCGGCGAGGCGCGGGCCGCGGGCGCGACCGTCGGCGCGTACGGCCAGCTCCGCACCGAGGACCCCGCGGCCGACACCGCGCTCGTGCCGCTGCCCGCACCGGACACCGACCCCGGCTCCCACCTCAGCTACGCCTTCCAGTGGGCCATCTTCGCCATCGGGGCCGTCGGGGGGTACGTCGTGCTGTGGCGTCGCGAGACCCGCGCCGCCACCGTCACCGCCGGGCAGCTCCTGGCCGACGACGACCCGCTCGGCGGTTCCCGGCCGCCGCGCACCCGGCGCCGCAAGGTCGACGAGGAGTTCGAGGACGCCCTCGTCGACTCCGCCCACCCGCGCTGA